From the genome of Bosea sp. Tri-49, one region includes:
- a CDS encoding sodium:proton antiporter, with the protein MLTKLAGATFLFALAPQVAFAAGDIGGASMGVAWALPFAGMLLSIALGPVLFPHFWELNYGKFAAFWAVLVVVPLVLFRSLDPALGALLHTGLLDYIPFIILLFALFTIAGGILITGNLHGTPLTNTVLLAIGTLMASFVGTTGASIIMIRPVLRANDNRRHNVHVVVFFIFLVSNIGGSLTPLGDPPLFLGFLRGVSFFWTTTHLLPETLFAVAVLLAVFFALDSWFFRKEETYPPLRDPTPDRAIKLFGKVNLLLLVGVILAILMSANWKPGVAFTIHGVAVEWQNLARDLVLLVLAGLSLALTPKPVRAGNEFSWGPIKEVAKLFAGIFACIIPVLAMLQAGRNGAFAPLVALVSNADGSANNVAYFWLTGALSSFLDNAPTYLVFFELAGGDPKALMTTGALTLTAISAGAVFMGANSYIGNAPNFMVYAIAKDRKVAMPSFFGYMLWSGAILIPLFLLETLIFFR; encoded by the coding sequence ATGCTGACGAAGCTCGCCGGCGCTACGTTCCTATTCGCCCTGGCTCCGCAAGTCGCCTTCGCCGCTGGCGACATCGGCGGCGCGAGCATGGGAGTCGCCTGGGCCCTGCCCTTCGCCGGCATGCTGCTCTCGATCGCGCTCGGCCCGGTGCTGTTCCCGCATTTCTGGGAGCTGAACTACGGCAAGTTCGCAGCCTTCTGGGCCGTGCTGGTGGTGGTGCCGCTCGTGCTGTTCCGCAGCCTCGATCCCGCGCTCGGCGCGCTGCTGCACACCGGGCTGCTCGACTACATCCCCTTCATCATCCTGCTCTTTGCGCTGTTCACTATCGCCGGTGGCATCCTGATCACCGGCAACCTGCACGGGACGCCGCTGACGAACACCGTGCTGCTCGCGATCGGCACGCTGATGGCGAGCTTCGTCGGCACCACCGGCGCCTCGATCATCATGATCCGCCCGGTTCTGCGCGCGAACGACAACCGGCGCCATAACGTTCATGTCGTCGTCTTCTTCATCTTCCTGGTCTCGAATATCGGGGGATCGCTGACGCCGCTCGGCGACCCGCCGCTCTTCCTCGGCTTCCTGCGCGGCGTCTCCTTCTTCTGGACGACCACGCATCTCCTGCCGGAGACGCTGTTCGCGGTTGCGGTCCTGCTTGCTGTATTCTTCGCGCTCGACAGCTGGTTCTTCCGCAAGGAGGAGACCTATCCGCCGCTGCGCGATCCGACGCCGGACCGCGCCATCAAGCTGTTCGGTAAGGTCAATCTCCTCCTGCTCGTTGGCGTCATCCTCGCCATCCTGATGTCGGCGAACTGGAAGCCGGGCGTCGCCTTCACCATCCATGGCGTCGCCGTCGAATGGCAGAATCTGGCGCGCGATCTTGTCCTGCTCGTGCTGGCAGGCCTGTCGCTCGCCTTGACGCCGAAGCCGGTGCGCGCCGGCAACGAGTTCAGCTGGGGACCGATCAAGGAGGTCGCCAAGCTCTTCGCTGGCATCTTCGCCTGCATCATCCCGGTGTTGGCCATGCTCCAGGCCGGACGCAACGGCGCTTTCGCGCCGCTCGTCGCGCTCGTCAGCAACGCCGATGGCAGCGCCAACAATGTCGCCTATTTCTGGCTGACCGGTGCGCTCTCCTCCTTCCTCGACAACGCCCCGACCTATCTCGTCTTCTTCGAGCTCGCTGGCGGCGATCCCAAGGCGCTGATGACGACCGGAGCGCTGACGTTGACCGCGATCTCGGCTGGAGCTGTCTTCATGGGCGCCAACTCCTATATCGGCAACGCCCCGAACTTCATGGTCTATGCCATCGCCAAGGACCGGAAGGTCGCGATGCCCAGCTTCTTCGGCTACATGCTCTGGTCCGGCGCGATCCTGATCCCGCTCTTCCTGCTTGAGACGCTGAT
- a CDS encoding class II glutamine amidotransferase, producing MCRFLAYAGAPVFLEDFIASPCHSLIHQSLHAEEAKTGTNGDGFGVGWYGEREEPGQYREIRPAWSDENLLSIARLVRSHLFFAHVRAATGTATTRANCHPFVHGRHLFMHNGQIGGYALIRRRLESLIPDGLYDARVGTTDSEALFLLALARIAEGASPGEALAGALGDALALMQEAGVREPLRCAAALADGETIHAVRWSSDSKPPTLYLCDRGDAVIIASEPVDAARDCWQALPCNTLVSAKAGAVSMTPFEVGLKQAA from the coding sequence ATGTGCCGTTTCCTCGCCTATGCAGGCGCCCCCGTCTTCCTCGAGGACTTCATCGCCTCGCCCTGCCATTCGCTGATCCACCAGTCGCTGCACGCCGAGGAGGCCAAGACCGGCACCAATGGCGACGGCTTCGGCGTCGGCTGGTATGGCGAGCGGGAGGAGCCCGGCCAGTATCGCGAGATCAGGCCGGCCTGGTCTGACGAGAACCTGCTCTCGATCGCGCGCCTCGTGCGCTCGCATCTGTTCTTCGCGCATGTGCGCGCCGCGACCGGCACGGCGACGACGCGGGCGAACTGCCACCCCTTCGTCCATGGCCGGCATCTCTTCATGCACAACGGCCAGATCGGCGGCTACGCGCTGATCAGGCGCAGGTTGGAGAGCCTGATTCCGGACGGCCTCTATGACGCCCGCGTCGGCACAACCGATTCCGAGGCGCTGTTCCTGCTGGCACTGGCGCGCATCGCCGAAGGCGCCTCTCCCGGCGAGGCCCTCGCCGGAGCGCTCGGTGACGCGCTGGCGCTGATGCAGGAGGCCGGGGTGCGCGAGCCCCTGCGCTGCGCCGCCGCCCTCGCCGATGGCGAGACAATCCATGCGGTGCGCTGGTCCTCCGACTCAAAGCCGCCGACGCTTTATCTCTGCGATCGTGGCGATGCGGTGATCATCGCCTCCGAGCCGGTCGATGCCGCCCGCGACTGCTGGCAGGCGCTGCCCTGCAACACGCTGGTTTCGGCAAAAGCGGGTGCGGTCAGCATGACGCCGTTCGAGGTTGGATTGAAGCAGGCCGCCTGA
- the hrpB gene encoding ATP-dependent helicase HrpB, whose protein sequence is MPPAPHRKLMRAFDTALPIDAVLDALASSLRKRPNAVLVAPPGAGKTTRVPLALLGEPWTSGGKLIVLEPRRLAARGAANRMAQTLGERVGETVGLRVRLGSKIGPKTRIEVVTEGVFARMILDDPTLDGIAAVLFDEFHERSLDADFGLALALDAQAGLREDLRILVMSATLDGARVARLLGDAPVIESEGRAYPVETRYLGRDPLKRIEDQVTEAVLQALNEQAGSLLVFLPGQGEIRRIEERLREKVRDSSVEIAPLYGALDQSEQDRAVLPAPKGRRKVVLATSIAETSLTIEGVRVVIDSGLARVPLYEPDIGVTRLVTQRASRAASDQRRGRAGRTEPGICYRLWEEAGNGALEAFARPEILSADLAPLLLDCAAWGVSDPASLTFLDPPPAPALKEARALLNDLDALDPDGRITDGGKALQALPLPPRLAHMCVGAAHSRQAGPAALLAALLVERGLGGDTIDLAERLERFGRERGGRAGDMRRLAEGWARQAASRTPAGAEQALSPGFLLALAFPDRVAKARQPGSGQYLLANGRGAALEPGQRLAREPYLVVGEMTGSAQQARILSAAAISENEIAALAASGLIRIGLSERNETVFDRQARALRARAARKYGALVLAERPLPVEASPENAEVLAKGIAALGIDALTWSKAQAQLRERIAFLRAAEGEDAGWPDLSDSGLAETAADWLAPHIVGRNSLSAITPSDLDAALSTLLPWELKRRLEVEAPTHFAAPTGSQLAVDYGAEAGPTISVRVQELYGLAQHPSLAGGRVPLVLELLSPAHRPIQVTRDLPGFWRGSWAAVKAEMKGRYPRHPWPDDPSAAAPTTRAKPRGT, encoded by the coding sequence ATGCCGCCTGCGCCACATCGCAAGCTGATGCGCGCCTTCGACACAGCTCTTCCGATCGACGCGGTTCTCGACGCTCTCGCCAGCTCGCTGCGCAAGCGACCGAATGCCGTGCTCGTCGCGCCGCCCGGCGCCGGCAAGACAACGCGCGTGCCCCTCGCTCTGCTGGGCGAGCCCTGGACCAGCGGCGGCAAACTGATCGTGCTGGAGCCGCGGCGCCTCGCAGCGCGCGGCGCGGCCAATCGCATGGCGCAGACGCTCGGCGAGCGTGTCGGCGAGACGGTAGGCCTGCGCGTGCGGCTCGGCTCGAAGATCGGCCCGAAGACGCGGATCGAGGTCGTCACCGAAGGCGTCTTCGCCCGGATGATCCTCGACGATCCCACGCTCGACGGCATCGCCGCCGTGCTGTTCGACGAATTCCACGAGCGCTCACTCGATGCCGACTTCGGGCTGGCCCTGGCGCTCGATGCGCAGGCAGGCCTGCGCGAGGATCTGCGCATCCTCGTGATGTCGGCGACGCTGGACGGCGCGCGTGTCGCCAGACTCCTTGGCGACGCCCCGGTGATCGAGAGCGAGGGCCGTGCCTATCCGGTCGAGACGCGCTATCTCGGCCGCGACCCGCTGAAGCGGATCGAGGACCAGGTCACGGAAGCCGTCCTGCAGGCGCTGAACGAGCAGGCCGGCTCCCTGCTCGTCTTCCTGCCAGGCCAGGGTGAGATCCGGCGCATCGAGGAGCGCCTGCGCGAGAAGGTCCGCGATTCCTCAGTTGAGATCGCACCACTCTATGGCGCGCTCGACCAGTCGGAACAGGACCGCGCCGTGCTGCCCGCGCCGAAAGGCAGACGTAAGGTCGTGCTCGCCACGTCGATCGCTGAGACCTCGCTGACGATCGAGGGCGTGCGCGTCGTCATCGATTCCGGTCTCGCCCGCGTGCCGCTCTACGAGCCCGATATCGGCGTGACCCGCCTCGTCACCCAGCGGGCCAGCCGGGCGGCGTCCGACCAGCGCCGCGGCCGCGCCGGCCGCACCGAGCCCGGCATCTGCTACCGCCTTTGGGAAGAGGCGGGCAACGGCGCGCTCGAAGCCTTTGCCCGGCCGGAGATCCTCTCGGCCGATCTCGCCCCGCTCCTGCTCGACTGCGCCGCCTGGGGCGTATCCGATCCGGCCTCGCTCACCTTCCTCGATCCGCCGCCGGCCCCGGCGCTGAAGGAGGCGCGGGCGCTGCTCAATGATCTCGATGCGCTCGATCCGGACGGCCGCATCACCGATGGCGGCAAGGCCTTGCAGGCGCTGCCGCTACCACCACGGCTCGCGCATATGTGTGTCGGCGCAGCACATTCTCGCCAGGCTGGGCCTGCGGCCTTGCTGGCGGCACTGCTGGTCGAGCGCGGGCTCGGCGGTGATACGATCGACCTCGCTGAGCGACTGGAGCGTTTCGGACGCGAGCGCGGCGGCCGTGCCGGCGACATGCGCCGCCTCGCGGAGGGCTGGGCCCGGCAGGCGGCAAGCAGGACGCCGGCAGGCGCGGAGCAAGCGCTCTCGCCCGGTTTCCTTTTGGCCCTCGCCTTCCCTGATCGCGTCGCCAAGGCGCGCCAGCCCGGCTCCGGGCAATATCTGCTGGCCAATGGCCGCGGCGCGGCTCTCGAACCCGGCCAGAGGCTGGCGCGCGAGCCCTATCTCGTCGTCGGCGAGATGACCGGAAGCGCCCAGCAGGCCCGCATCCTCAGCGCCGCCGCGATCAGCGAAAACGAGATCGCCGCGCTCGCCGCCTCCGGCCTGATCCGGATCGGCCTGTCAGAGCGCAACGAGACCGTGTTCGACCGGCAGGCACGGGCGCTGCGAGCCCGGGCGGCGCGCAAATACGGGGCGCTGGTGCTGGCCGAACGGCCACTGCCGGTCGAGGCCTCTCCGGAGAATGCCGAGGTGCTGGCGAAGGGGATCGCCGCGCTCGGCATCGATGCGCTGACCTGGAGCAAGGCGCAGGCGCAATTGCGCGAGCGCATCGCCTTCCTGCGTGCGGCCGAAGGCGAGGATGCCGGCTGGCCAGACCTGTCCGATAGTGGGCTCGCCGAGACCGCCGCGGACTGGCTCGCGCCGCACATTGTCGGGCGAAACTCGCTCTCGGCGATCACGCCGAGCGATCTCGACGCAGCTCTCTCGACCCTGCTGCCCTGGGAGCTGAAGCGCCGGCTCGAGGTGGAGGCGCCGACGCATTTTGCAGCGCCGACCGGCTCGCAGCTCGCGGTCGACTATGGCGCCGAGGCCGGGCCGACGATCTCCGTCCGGGTGCAGGAGCTCTACGGGCTGGCGCAGCACCCTTCGCTCGCAGGCGGGCGCGTGCCGCTGGTGCTGGAGCTGCTCTCCCCGGCGCACCGGCCGATCCAGGTGACGCGCGACCTGCCGGGCTTCTGGCGCGGCTCCTGGGCGGCAGTGAAGGCCGAGATGAAAGGGCGCTATCCGCGCCATCCCTGGCCGGACGATCCCTCCGCGGCAGCGCCGACGACCCGCGCCAAGCCGCGCGGGACCTGA
- a CDS encoding transglycosylase domain-containing protein: MNDRSKRGGERREPSFERARDDYERDDGDLRLSAEDRPYRGGRNPVAPRQQPSRQKTPPRGGRKQRRKRGSFFGRIVYWGFVLGLWVVLGLGGVVAYHAAQLPPIDQLTVPKRPPNIAILAADGTLLANRGETGGRTITIGEVPPYLPKAFVAIEDKRFYEHFGIDPIGLSRAVVNNLTKRGGVQGGSTLTQQLAKNLFLTQERTAARKIQEAILSLWLERTYTKDQILELYLNRVYFGSGAYGVEAAAQRYFNKSARSVSIAEAAMLAGLVQAPSRLAPNRNPEAAEKRAQLVIAAMADQGLISQAAAKTALVAPAEVPERVGAGSVNYAADYVMDVLDDFIGAIEGDVTVLTTVDTKLQSSAETILVDALSAQGAKLNASQGAVVSLAPDGAIRALIGGRDYTKSQFNRATAAHRQPGSSFKPFVYLTAIEKGLTPDTIRDDSPVSIKGWEPENFSRTFRGPVTLQTAFAHSLNTVVARLIQEVTPREVVRTAQRLGINSSLQPNPSLSLGTSEVTPLEMTAAYATFSNGGQSVLPYVIREVRSTSGKVVYARKANNFGPVIQPQTLSMMNSMFHAVMTGGTGSKVNLPGWEVGGKSGTTQDYRDAWFVGFTGRLVTAVWVGNDDNSTMKRVTGAGLPAEIWGKYMKAAHAGQQPVQLPGGLWQSAPKSIFDSGEPVAGVAPSPRTQQAATGDRAWTPPAPQEKNFFERLFGG; the protein is encoded by the coding sequence ATGAACGACCGGTCAAAACGAGGCGGAGAGCGGCGTGAGCCGTCTTTCGAGCGTGCGCGCGACGACTACGAGCGCGACGACGGCGATCTGCGCCTGTCGGCCGAGGATCGCCCCTATCGCGGAGGAAGGAATCCGGTGGCACCGCGCCAGCAACCGAGCCGCCAGAAGACCCCGCCGCGTGGCGGCCGCAAGCAGCGCCGCAAGCGCGGCTCCTTCTTCGGTCGCATTGTCTATTGGGGTTTCGTGCTTGGTCTCTGGGTCGTGCTCGGGCTTGGCGGCGTGGTCGCCTATCACGCTGCGCAATTGCCGCCGATCGACCAGCTCACCGTACCGAAGCGGCCGCCCAACATCGCCATCCTCGCAGCAGACGGCACGCTGCTCGCCAATCGCGGCGAGACCGGTGGGCGCACGATCACGATCGGCGAGGTGCCACCCTATCTGCCCAAGGCCTTCGTCGCGATCGAGGACAAGCGCTTCTATGAGCATTTCGGCATCGACCCGATCGGCCTCAGCCGCGCCGTCGTCAACAATCTGACGAAGCGCGGCGGCGTGCAGGGCGGCTCGACCCTGACCCAGCAGCTTGCCAAGAACCTGTTCCTGACCCAGGAGCGCACGGCAGCGCGAAAGATCCAGGAAGCGATCCTCTCACTCTGGCTGGAGCGGACCTACACCAAGGACCAGATCCTCGAGCTCTATCTCAACCGCGTCTATTTCGGCTCAGGCGCCTATGGCGTCGAGGCGGCGGCGCAGCGCTATTTCAACAAGTCGGCACGCTCGGTCTCGATTGCCGAGGCAGCCATGCTCGCCGGCCTCGTTCAGGCACCCTCGCGCCTTGCGCCCAACCGCAACCCCGAGGCGGCCGAGAAGCGCGCCCAGCTCGTCATCGCCGCCATGGCCGATCAGGGGCTGATCTCGCAGGCCGCGGCCAAGACGGCGCTCGTCGCCCCGGCCGAGGTGCCTGAGCGCGTCGGGGCCGGCTCGGTCAACTATGCCGCCGACTACGTCATGGACGTGCTCGACGATTTCATCGGCGCGATCGAGGGCGACGTCACCGTGCTGACCACGGTCGACACCAAGCTACAGAGCTCGGCTGAGACGATCCTGGTCGACGCGCTCTCGGCGCAGGGGGCCAAGCTCAACGCCTCGCAGGGCGCGGTGGTCTCGCTGGCGCCGGACGGGGCGATCCGCGCGCTGATCGGCGGGCGCGACTACACCAAGAGCCAGTTCAACCGCGCCACGGCCGCCCATCGCCAGCCGGGCTCGTCCTTCAAGCCCTTCGTCTATCTCACCGCGATCGAGAAGGGCCTGACGCCGGATACGATCCGCGACGATTCCCCGGTCTCGATCAAGGGCTGGGAGCCGGAGAACTTCTCCCGCACCTTCCGCGGCCCGGTCACGTTGCAGACCGCCTTCGCCCATTCGCTGAACACGGTCGTGGCGCGCCTGATCCAGGAGGTGACGCCGCGCGAGGTCGTTCGCACGGCCCAGCGCCTCGGCATCAACTCGTCATTGCAGCCCAATCCGTCGCTGTCGCTCGGCACCTCGGAGGTGACGCCGCTCGAGATGACCGCCGCCTATGCCACCTTTTCTAACGGCGGCCAGTCGGTGCTGCCCTATGTGATCCGCGAGGTCAGGTCGACGAGCGGCAAGGTTGTCTACGCCCGCAAGGCCAACAACTTCGGCCCGGTGATCCAGCCGCAGACGCTCTCGATGATGAACTCCATGTTCCATGCGGTGATGACCGGCGGCACCGGCAGCAAGGTCAACCTTCCCGGCTGGGAGGTCGGCGGCAAGTCGGGGACGACGCAGGATTATCGCGACGCCTGGTTCGTCGGCTTCACCGGGCGCCTCGTCACTGCTGTCTGGGTCGGTAATGACGACAACTCGACGATGAAGCGCGTCACCGGCGCCGGCCTGCCGGCCGAGATCTGGGGCAAGTACATGAAAGCGGCCCATGCCGGCCAGCAGCCGGTGCAGCTGCCGGGAGGGCTCTGGCAGTCTGCGCCCAAGTCGATCTTCGACAGTGGCGAGCCGGTCGCCGGCGTCGCGCCGTCGCCGCGGACCCAGCAGGCCGCCACCGGCGACCGCGCCTGGACGCCGCCGGCGCCGCAGGAGAAGAATTTCTTCGAGCGTCTGTTCGGCGGCTGA
- a CDS encoding DoxX family protein, with protein MQALNSLTRYAPQALALLRIATALIFIAHGTQKLFGFPAPPASGLPAMFTLFWFGAILEAFGGLLILIGLWTRPVAFILAGEMAYAYWMFHAPRNVYPLLNNGDAAILYCFVFFYLVFAGAGAFALDNRSK; from the coding sequence ATGCAGGCTCTCAACTCCCTGACTCGCTATGCGCCGCAGGCGCTGGCACTGCTGCGCATCGCGACGGCGCTGATATTCATCGCCCATGGCACGCAGAAGCTGTTCGGTTTCCCGGCTCCGCCGGCCAGCGGCCTGCCGGCGATGTTCACGCTGTTCTGGTTCGGCGCGATCCTCGAGGCCTTCGGCGGCCTGCTGATCCTGATCGGCCTGTGGACCCGTCCCGTCGCCTTCATCCTCGCCGGCGAGATGGCCTATGCCTACTGGATGTTCCATGCGCCGCGGAACGTCTACCCGCTGCTGAACAATGGCGACGCCGCGATCCTCTACTGCTTCGTCTTCTTCTACCTGGTCTTCGCCGGCGCCGGCGCCTTCGCGCTCGACAACCGCTCGAAGTAA
- the trxA gene encoding thioredoxin, with translation MATIKVTDASFEADVLKSSEPVVVDFWAEWCGPCRMIGPALEEIAGELDGKVKIVKMNVDENQQIPAQFGIRSIPTLMLFKDGKLASQKVGAAPKSDLSRWISAAV, from the coding sequence ATGGCGACGATCAAAGTGACCGATGCGAGCTTCGAGGCCGATGTGCTGAAGTCGAGCGAGCCAGTGGTTGTGGATTTTTGGGCCGAGTGGTGCGGTCCTTGCCGGATGATCGGCCCGGCCCTCGAGGAGATCGCCGGCGAGCTCGACGGCAAGGTCAAGATCGTCAAGATGAACGTCGATGAGAACCAGCAGATCCCGGCCCAGTTCGGCATCCGCTCGATCCCGACGCTGATGCTGTTCAAGGACGGCAAGCTGGCCTCGCAGAAGGTCGGCGCCGCCCCGAAGAGCGATCTCTCGCGCTGGATCTCGGCCGCGGTCTGA